The following DNA comes from Anopheles coustani chromosome 2, idAnoCousDA_361_x.2, whole genome shotgun sequence.
AGCGGGTGTTGCGTTTTATTGCATTTCGCGCCTGAACGGGTGTGCCATGTTCATGTTTGGAACAATTTTCATTGCGGAGGGATGCGCCATTCGTCAATTTAATCACACCCTGGGTTTGGTGggcggatttttttttccattttctccacCTTGCAGCAGACGATCTTGTGGTGTTTATTGCGGTCTGAATGAAAAAAGATCCAAAAATGAGCTAATGATAAGGATGTGCAGCGAGAGTCGTCCattttgggtggaaaatattaTAACCAGTTGTAAACTTTTTACAACCCACCAACAGCTACATGTATTGTGTATATATGTATAAGATTGAAAAAAGCTAATTATTTGGAAAACTCATTTTGAAATGTAGTATAGAACTTTCTAAATGTATtatagtgtgtgtgtattgtccGCATAGAATCATTCTTACGTCATATTACTTTGAAATAATCTAAAATAgacaagtttttctttttttttacttttatttaaagCTCATATATGGCCCTATAATTTCCAGCTTAACCGTAATCGATTGTGTTCTTGATTAATAAAATGCTGATTATTCTTGAAACATTCGAGTTCCAGATAAGAAGTTAATAAAAAATCCTTAAATTAGGATGGCATCTCGAGGATCCGTgatgttaattgttttaaaattaaggATTCAAATATTCGTTTTGCAGGATATTGAACCATAATTCCCATTTTTGTGTAACTTCAAGATTAATCCACCTATTCGGCACGCGCCAACTGTGGTATTCATTCAGAGCCACCCCTAGAATTTTAttgctattattattattagaaGGAAGATCTGATACATTTTGTTGCAAAAAGGTAAGATATGATTGGAACTGTCAAGCGTTGTCGCCTCCACTTGAATGGtggattaatttaattacttcTTCAATATTTCCAATATTAAACTTCGTCCCACGTGGTCTACCAACTAGATTGAATGTTTAAAGGCACCCCTATCGTAGGTTCCTCTCGGTCAGGCGTGCCCACATTTCGGTCTCGTGGTGGCGGATAAGGTCCTGGTCACGTTTAAACGCGGCCCGAGCGGGTTTATGGCTCTATTTGTACACACAGTCGAGTGAAGTTTGGCACGAGCCAGCGGCAGCCGGGATCGTTCCCCACGCTCAGACCTGCAGGGAAGAATCAATAAACAGGCATAATAATGtgcggaaagaaaatgaaaatgtaaggGAAGTCAGAAAAAACGCATGCCTACAAATGCGCCCGAATGTGTACCGCCATCGGGCCCTTCGCCGTTAAAGTTCCGGAGGGCGATTCCAAATTCGCACCCCTCGCGTAGACGCCGGGACTTTGAAACCCTCCTCCGATGGGACGTGACTCTCGTCGATtacttaatttgttttatatcgaCAAAGTTGATGAAAATGGGCCATTCGCCGGGTTTGGTTTTGAGGGCGGTAGTGATTTGGAACTAATCACGACTCAAAGTGGTTTCCGCTGAAGGTACGAAGTGGTTCGGCAAAACGCATATCCACGTGCAACCGGAGAGTGGGACGTAGTTGTTACCCGACATAACTTTGTCAAACCGGGATCCGACAGGATATGTGTAATGCTTTCGTTATTCCCATGCAGAAAGCTGAAGGACTTATAAAACTTTGCACATTCCCTAGCAGTCCGGGACCGGGAAAACTACAATCTTCTACTTGGGCAATTCATTCGCGAAGGCAGACAAACCCAAGGGTGAATGTGTAAAAGGGACAAATGTTGGGGTAATGTTATTTAAATACCATCACATTCTCGACATAATTTTGCACAGACGACCAGCAACTAGGATAGTTCAACTGGGGGAGTAGTTCTAAGCATAACCGTTGGGATTCTATCCATCCAACCCCAGTAGGCCACAAGGAAGAGGAAAACCTAATCGACCCGATGGCCTTCCCGATCGAAGGAGGGAGGCTTGGGTTCCGACCACTATCGGGGGTTTTTATGGAAGTTTTCGTGCATTCGACAGTATAAATTCTTATTGAAATGCGTTGTGCTAACTCGGTGCTTGaataaatcggaaaaaataGGGTTGATGCACATGAGCCGCTACATCAATGTAGTTTTACTATTACAGCTTCCTTTTATACAGAAAATTGATGCCTTGATACAGTTTTCTTTAATGATTCAGTGTTAACAGCACAAGTCTAGTTTGGTGTGCCAACATTCACAAGAAGCAAAAACTAATGTTacggaaaataaaagtgaaaatttgAATGATCACACTGTACAAACTATTAGTTACCATCATCAGTAATAGAAGCTACGATGGATAATTAATCTTTCGGAAACCTCTTCCGAAACCTTTATGAGCTACAAACTACATAGTGTGAACGTGCGTTAAGAAGAaaggtaaatttaattaattcctGTCGCATGTCCGAACACCAATTACGCCACGAAAATGACGGTTGCAAGATTTTATCCCCTAACCAAATTTTGACCCTGGTATTCAGGACTCCCTGGAGATTTCCATGGCAATTTTTGGCAGTAATTAATTTGTCCTCACAAAAAATTTTAAGGTGCAGCTCCTAGGGGAGGAAAGCTCAACATTGAGCACATTTGAGATGGGAAGTTAAGCATTTGATTTGTgtcctacaaaaaaaaaatcatcttaaagagaagaaaaatatagcgttgttgtttttcatgtGCCAAAGggctttaaataaaacaaacgcaatTTCCTCCCATCTCGGTATGTAATCTCTAGTGTATCATCCCTCCTCTCACACACTGTAGAGGGAGGGAGTGTcctataaataaacaaaattattctGGTCGCTATATGGAAGACAGCAATTCACAAATAACATGCAACATGTTGCTCATCATATACAGTAGCAAGCAATGTCTATTTCAATTAACTGACATAAGTTCCCATACCTTGGTGATGCATAAATAGAACGCAGAAGATATCCTATGATTAACGAATAAATTTCCTTCGTGTGAAAAGGCAATAATTGTGTACCATATATTACTAAAACTTCTCTACTTTATTGACACATCTGGAAACATAAATCCCGTCGCCGATAGTGATCCCGCCTAGACACAAATGTTTACCCAAGTAAGTACTGAAACGTAAAAGACACAACTCTGGACGAGACAAATTACTTCTTCAGCTCGTCGATCGCCTTCTTATGGCGTGCAATTGCTTCTTCGTGATGTTTGATCGATTCGGCATGAAAATCTGCCTGATTGATGGCCTGTTTCTTCAACTTAGCCAGTTGTTCCTGACGCTAAAAGTTGAAAGGAACAACGAAATCACGTAAATAAATTGTCGATCTATGGATCACCGATGTTTGAAAGGTGTGCATTTGTCGGACGTACCTGCTTGTAGAAGTATTCTTCTTCATGTGCAACCTCCATTTTGCCGAAAGAACCACCGGCATCACGAATCgatccaccgccgccgccaccttTACCAGCTCCGCTGCCCGCCTCTCCAGCGCTCATGCGAGCGATTCTAGAACGGTAACAAAACGTTAATACGATGAGCATCTTTATCGAAAAGAAGATAAGCAATCCTCGCCATTGCAACGGTATCGATAAGACGTGCACAGGTTAATTAGCACCTCTCCGAAAGGTACCAATTTCATTTAGAAAAAATGCTTATGCAACATATTAACTTTAAGCAACATATTAAGAAGCCACCGATCACGTGAAATACAATCCATGTAAATTACCTCATTCCAGAAGGAATCATCCAGGTGGTTGTTTTACGAAGAGATTGCATTTTTAAGTGCACTTGTGAAAGTCTTGCCGTCGAAACGAAACTGTTGAAAAGCAGAAACTGCAATGACTGGCTTGTTTTGACGTTTGAGACTGCTGTCGATCCAAGGTGAAAACATCAAGAGGTAAGCTCAGGGCATCATTGTGACAGCCACAGTAAAATGGATGCGGCTTGCTCATTGACatgaattgaattattttgtcTAGATGGAAGCCTCAATTCTGGGTTTTCtaaaatcaaattttgttAACAGATATTCGGACACGACTATCGGATAGAATCAAACGATTTTGATTTAATCGTACGGCAAAATTTTGTGATTAATCACACTCCTTTTGTCAAATCCTATACAATATTATCTGTCA
Coding sequences within:
- the LOC131263797 gene encoding ATPase inhibitor mai-2, mitochondrial-like; protein product: MQSLRKTTTWMIPSGMRIARMSAGEAGSGAGKGGGGGGSIRDAGGSFGKMEVAHEEEYFYKQRQEQLAKLKKQAINQADFHAESIKHHEEAIARHKKAIDELKK